The nucleotide window ATATGCATGGCCACAGACTACGACTGCTGGCGCGGAAATGGCGAGGAGGACGTTAACGTGGAAATGGTCATGGCACACATGAAAGCGAACGCGGATAATGCTAGACGTTTCGTAGGCGCTGTTCTCAACGAGCTAAGCAAGGAGGAGCATGAAAAGCAGGTTCTCGCAAAGCACCTCGACGGCCAAATGAGGTTTGCAGGTGCCATGACTAAAAAGGAGGCAAGAGGGAAGGAGGCTGAGAAGAGGCTTCAATGGCTATTCCCCGGTTACTTCGACTGAAGAAGGCTGCCGAAACGCACCCCTTTCCCAGCAGCATAGAATCGATTACCATTACGCTATCACGATGCAGGCTGGCTACATGAGGAAGGTGGATAGAAGTTACAACAAACTTGAATTACGTCTTTACATCATGGAAAATGTATGCTGAGCATATCGATAGCTATGCGTAAGCTATCCGTTTCAGGTTGGTGTCCGCGGACGTATCCTAGTTAATCCCACCATTTGCTCTCTTCCGCACCTTCCTGTTTTGATCAAGATCTGCAACATATGCATCTATCACCTCAGAAACAGTCTTGTATCCTAGGTATAGTACAACGTCTATCCAAAATTCAGGAGAGGATTCTCACTTGACAGCAATTTGTTTGTTGTGCACAGATCAGGCGGGTATCACGGATGGTCGATGTGTACCATGCTGATCAGGTACCAGGGTGTGACAAGCCTGCTCTTGAATGAGCAGTACCTGCATGCAAACGCAACATCGAGGCTTGCCAAAACCTTCCACAACAGCTCTGCAACTCTTATCATGCCGATCGATACAAGTATAGGTACTTTAAATGCAGTATGTACTGATTCCGTGCCGTGGGGAGGACGCGCGCATGCAGTCTGATCCTTGTCTAGCATGGCTAAACCACGGCAGTACTCCTCGGGTCAGCATAAACCGTATATATAGCAGGTAAGATATCACGAACACGACAAATCTCCACGCCTTTCCCCCATCCTTCTTTTGCCAACCAGTAGAAACATCTTGGACACCATGGTTTCAGCGTGGTTCTTGACAAAGGTCTTTGCGGCTTTTGTGCCCTTAGTGAGCGTGTATGCGCACCCCCAAACCAAGTTTCCGTTACTTCTCGATGCTACTGCGGATGATTTGGTTGCTGGTCTTCATGCCGGAGACTTTACGAGCGTGGATTTGGTCAAGGTATGACTTTCACTCTGGCGGTGTGATATCAGAACTCAACCGCTGATAACTTTCAGGCTTACATCGGACGTATTATGGAAGTCAATCAAACGCTGCACATGGTCATTGAAATCAACCCTGATGCTTTGTCAATCGCGAAAACTTTGGATGAAGAGCGTGCGAGTGGGAAAATTCGAGGGTTCGTCACGCCAGCCAAGCATGGTTATTTTGATGCTAACAAGCCTAGCCCTCTTCACGGACTTCCTGTACTGGTCAAAAACAACATTGCCACTGCGGATAAAATGAACAATACAGTCGGATCCTGGTCTCTAGTCGGCGCCAAGGTCCCACGTGATGCTACTGTCGTAGCGAAGCTTCGAGAGGCGGGTGCGGTCATCCTCGGAAAGTCCAATCTCTCTCAATGGGCCAACTTCCGCTCTTCCAACTCTTCAAATGGATGGTCCGCTCATGGTGGACAGACTTATGGCGCATACTACCCTGGTCAGGATCCTAGTGGAAGCAGCAGCGGTAGTGGAGTTGCGGCTAGTCTGGGTCTTGCATGGGGAACTCTTGGTACTGAGACTGATGGCTCCATCATTTCCCCCAGTCAAGTGAACAACATTGTAGGTATTAAACCAACCCTTGGTCTAACTAGCAGAGCTCTCGTGGTTCCTATTTCAGAACGCCAAGACACTGTTGGAGCCATGGCTCGTACAGTCAAGGACGCAGCATACATACTCCACGCCATCTCGGGACCTGACAGCTACGACAACTACACCTTCGCCATCCCATGGGCAAAGTTAGGAAAGAAGCCCAACTATGTTGCCGCATGTAAGCTAGATGCTCTCAAGGGCAAACGCATCGGTGTCCCACGCAACTACATCGGCACCCCCGACAACACCACGACGGCCATCTACGCCGCCTTCGAAGCCGCCCTAGACACAATCCGTTCCGCCGGCGCCACCGTCGTCGAAGACACAAACTACACGGCCTATAAAGAATGGACACAATCCAACGCAGAAACCATCGTCCTCCACGGCGACTTCGGCCCTAACCTAGCCCACTACCTCTCCCAACTCACGTCCAACCCCAACAACATACACACGCTCGAAGACGTCCAACGCTTCACCCATTCCTTCCCGCTAGAAGACTATCCCGACCGCGACACGGCAGAATTTGACGCCTCCATCGCGCAAGTCAAGAATTTCTCAAACACCGACGCTGCCTTTTGGACCGCATACCAATACAACCAATATCTCGGCGGCCCCGGCGGTATCCTCGGCGCGCTCGAGAAATACAACCTAGACGCCGTTGTCACGCCTGCTTTTCTTGCGTCTTCCATCTCTGCAATTATCGGGGCGCCGGTTGTTACGGTGCCATTAGGGGCATACCCACAGGGCACGCAGGTTGTGAAGAATGCAAGGGGAGATTTGAATGCTACGGCGCCGAATGTGCCGTTTGGGATTAGTTTTTCGGGGAAGCTGTGGAGTGAGGAGAGTCTGGTGGGGTTTGCGTATGCGTTTGAGCAGAGGACCAACGTGAGGGAGAAGGTGAAGCCGTATTTGGTGCCGCGGGTGGAGATTCAAGATGTGGTGGGGAAGTAGGCGATTGGGGGTTGTGGAGGAGGGCCATGTGATGGGGATGAGATGATTAGACAGGCTATATGGAGGTGATTCCGTGTTTAAGTTGATTAAGCATTTCTACAAATCTTTCTGCTTAGCATAGAGCTGGGTTAAGAGTCATAGGCCGTGGATGTTGGTTGGCCGTTTGTGGACTAACGTTTTAACAATTGAATAACTTTGATTAGAACATTAGATGACGTTGAGGCTTTTTGCTTAGCAGAAAGCGATAGCCCTAGCCCTGTGCTGTACTCGTTTTTCTTGGCAAAAGGGAAACTATGAGCCATCATGGTACACGGCGCCAGTCTTGAATAATTTTATCTTTTGGAAGGCATACTTTTAACACGATTTTCATGATACGATTCAAGCTCCGAAGTGGGTTACATCTCTGATAAAAGTTAGGTCGCTTTTAGTTGACATTGAGGCTTTGGGGTAACTAGTATATTTTTTGTGGCCTGCTGAGATGGTTTAGGCGCAGCATGCAACCTTTGAGGCGCAGTAACGACGACTACAAGAGCTGTAGGGTTGAGCCTGATCTCGATGGCAGACTCGTGAGATGGAAAAAAGGATGTGATGTCTGAGGCAGGAGTGATTATGGCAGGACATGAACGCCAGGGCCCAAGACAACGCCAGCACCACTACAGGCGCCGTATCTCGACCTCGACCTGGATAATCAATTCGAAGAGCATTGCGATGCTCAACACATGCGTCGGACGATGATAGCATGCCAAAGGCGGATGAAGGAAGAACTGATGCTCGCGCAATACTCATGACGCCATTATCGGACTCTCAATCTCGCCGACTCGATGTGGTGGCGGAGACTTTCCGCGCCACCCCTCCGCCTCATCATCAATCTCATAATCTTACAACAAAaagaacaacaacaacaacctcCACATGCGCTTCCCATCCTTTCCAAACTTCCTACGCGCCATCCACACAGTCACAAACACAACCAGCGCCTTCCTCCGCTCAAATCCCGCCAGCACCCTCGGCCGCACAATCTACAACACGCCCCAGCGCGCCGTCGTATACCGATCGATGCCCAACATCCCCTTCTTGGGCGCGCTTTTCGGATCCAGTGCGAATAACATGGCGGATAACGCTGATTACCCCGTCAAGAAGCCCGAGGGCGAGTGGCAGGCACAATTGAGTCCTGGTACGCCCATCTTACCCCCAATCCCACCCCATCGTGAGATCGGGCGCCCTCTAACACCCTTACAGAACAATTCCGCATCCTCCGCCAAAAAGGCACCGAAATGCCTGGCTCAGGAAAATACAACAAACACTACCCCACAGCCGGCGTATACAACTGCGGCGCATGCGACGCGCCCCTCTACAAAGCCAACCACAAGTTCGACTCTGGATGCGGGTGGCCTGCCTTTTGGGACGCCATTCCCGGTGCTGTGGGACAGAAACCGGATCCGGGACTCGGCATGATGAGGACGGAGATTGTGTGTAATAACTGCGGGGGCCATTTGGGACATATTTTTAAGGGAGAGAGGTTTGGAAATCCAAAGGATGAGAGGCATTGTGTTAATAGTGTTAGTATTAATTTTAGTGCGGAGGATAAGGGTGAGGGTGAGGGGAAGTTGTAGAATGTGTGGAAGGGCTATGATAGGGGAGTATACTGTAAAGTCAGGTTGTGTCTATCCTAGATGGTATCATATCGAAACCTAACAATTCACATTCCACAAGTTCTATCGACCGACAACTACATGATTGTGATGTACATGAATAGTTGCAGTACTCAAACTACTTTGTCAATCTGTTAACTCAATACTTTCAATATAGTGAATTATATCTATCTTAGTATTGCAATACTCGTCATGATACCATGCAAAGAAAGATTGAAGATCACGCTGTTTCCCATCTTTCCCACTCGCGCATCCCGCGGACACCGGCAACATCGTGTATCAAGACGCTTACATAAGTCGGTACCGGTATATTTACCCCGCCAAGTGGCAACCGCGCAATAATAAACCCCGACGTCTGCTTTCGCGACGACCCGATGTCTGAGATGGCTAGGCCGCTCTATTGTGGTAGATTTCTTTGCGCCAGCCAGGAGCGCGACTGGGTATGCAAGATGTAAAAAAGTGGGTTTCTGTGATAGCCTTGCAGGCGTGGATAGTGGATAGTGGATAGTTCGCCATGGCGTGGCGTGGCGGACTTGATCTTTTTCTGTTTCGTTCTTCTTTACCGTCTCTATTCTGTTGATTGAATTGAAAGGTTTGTGAGTGGTTTTTTTGGTGAGAATTGTCTTTGATAACTTGTTGTTGCTGGTACACGTACTGGACGGGCTGGACTGATGAAGTCGAATCATGGGACCCGTGATACTGGATCTCGGCCAGAACGTGAGGAGTTCATGTCAACCGAGAATAACGCACGATATGTGGATTTTCCTTATCACGAAGAGACGGCGCGCCTTGTAGGAGATGACAAAGGTTCTACGTCTTCGTTGTCATCGTATGCAAGTGACGAGGAGGATCTGTTTCGAGGTGGCAAGCCACGGCGAGAGTCACGCGACCTACACATCACCACGGACACCGAAGCTGGCACAGGGTTCCCACATGTCGACGACACCGAGCAGACGAAAGCTGCGGACCAGCCAGTATCCTGGAGTTCGTTACCACGGAAAGACCAACTCTTCGTCCTGATGCTTGCACGTCTATCGGAACCTCTCACCCAGACATCGCTAGGATCGTACCTCTACTATCAACTCCAGTCCTTCGACCCCTCACTTCCCGAGTCAACCATTTCGTACCAGGCGGGAATCATTGGCGCGGCGTTTCCAGCAACGCAATTCGTGACAGCGATGATGTGGGGGCGGTTTTCCGATTCAGAGTATGGAGGACGGAAACGGTCAATTTACCTGGGTTTACTAGGCACGATGCTTAGTATCATTGGTTTTGGGTTTTCGCATAGTTTTGCCATGGCTGTTACTTTCCGGTGTCTAGGTGGTATATTGAATGGCAATGTTGGGGTTATGCGGACGATGATTAGTGAGATTATCAAGGAGAAGAAGTTTCAGAGTCGGGCATTTTTGATTTTGCCGATGATTTTCAATATTGGGGTTATTGTTGGGCCGGTATTGGGTGAGTTGAACTATCCTACAAGGTATGCGCTCTCAGGCTGATTACCACAGGTGGTGTACTCGCCGACCCTATAGCTAGCTATCCATCTCTCTTCGGTCCAAACTCTACCTTCGGCGGGAAAGATGGTGTATACTGGATGAAAACGTACCCTTACGCTCTCCCCAATCTAATCAGCGCTATAttcctcttcctctcctccTTCGCCGTCCTCTTCTTCCTAGAGGAAACAAGCGACCTCTGCAAACACAAACCAGACCCGTGCCTCCGCTTCGGCCACTGGCTCATCCGAACCCTCCTCTGCTACCCCGCATCCCGCGCTTCCGGCTATACCGCCGTGCCCAACTCCGACGTCGAACTGCACCGCCCAGACAGCGCCGTCTATCTAGAAAACCCCAAAAAGCCAGTCTTCCGACAAAAACTTCCTTTCCGACGTATCTGGACCGCCAACCTAAGCACCACGCTCCTCGCCCACGGCGTCCTCGCAATGCATGTCGGTACCTTCAACGGCCTTTGGAACCTACACCTATCTACCCCGCGTTACGACCTAGAACACCCTCATCCCACTGGTTTCATCCCACATGGAATTTTCTTCACCGGCGGTCTCGGTATGCCACCGTCACGCATCGGTCTCGCCCTCGCTATCATCGGTGTAATAGGTATCCCACTCCAACTCCTCGTGTACCCCCGCCTCTCCCACCGTCTCGGCACAACATCCTGTTACCGCATCTTCCTCGCGCTGTTCCCAGTCATGTACACCATCACTCCCTTTCTCAGTCTGGTACCTAGTACCACCCCGCCGCCAGAGGGCGTTTCCGGACCGTGGGTTTGGATGGCGATTACAGGTGTATTGTTTATTCAGGTGTTGGCGAGGACTTTTGCTCTGCCTTGTACGGCGATTTTGATTAATAATGCAAGTCCGCATCCGTCAGTGCTGGGGACAGTGCATGGGATTGGGCAGTCGGTTTCTAGTGCGACGAGGACGGTCGGGCCGGTGCTGTTTAGTTGGCTGTTTGGAAGGGGTTTGGATAAGGGTGTTGTGGGGTTGGCGTGGTGGTGTATGGGCGGTGTGGCAGTTGTTGGGTGGGTGGTTGCGCAGGGGGTGAGGGAGGGGGATGGGCATGAGATTCTGCTGGAgggggaggggaggggggagTGAGTGGTGGGAGATGCTGTGGGTCTGAGGAGGGGTAGAGGTTGTGTATCACTGACATGGTTTCTTATTTATCAGAGTTTGTGACTTTCTGGACTCAAGTGTCTCAGTTCAAATGGCAGTTTATTGTTCTCTGTTCTATCTTCTATCTTTCACCTCTCGTTTTGTCTCTCATCCCCAGTTTTGTCAATTGTCTGCTTTCTGTCTCTCATCCCTAGTTTTGTCAATTGTCTGCATTTTGTCCTTCGTCCCCTGTTTTGTCTTCGTATCCTCATACCCTATCCCTGTTCACCATACCCACCGATCCTACTCGTCAATCGTTTCATCAATCCATACCGGAGAACCATATCCACATCCTCCTCTCCCATCACTCCCTCTCTCCTACCTCGCGCAAATTTCCACTCGTCAGACGCGTCCGAATGACATATCGTGGTGTTGCTGCCCAGGATCCCGTATGGGCGCCTACATGCGGGACTGGGTGAGGGAGGGAAGAAGGGCGATGAGGGAGAAATGGAGGGGAGGAGCGGGgatgtgtgtgtgtgtgtgtgtgtgtgtgaCCGTGAGTGTGGGTGAGGGAGGATAAGAGACAAGCGGGCGGAATGATGGGGTTGAATGATGGTGGTGAAGTAAATGAGGAGGGTCGGGATGGATGAGGGAAGATGCTAGGCTATCCTTGGCGGCCCTTGCTTCTCCGATTCCTCTGTGTTTCTTCCTGAGAATTCGTGATGTGTACCGTCTTTTTTGGACGGTTTTCGAGGTTTGGAGAGGTCATGAGCTCAGGACTGGCAAATGATACCAGGATACCCATGGCCATGGTACCAAGCAAACCACCATCTCAGACAAACACATTCAGAGTCTTCCGAATCTTCACCTTCAGAGCCTTAACAAAGATCCCATTGTGGTCTTTCAACTCATTCATCAGGAACTCCCTCAGCGACCTCCGGAAATCGTCCACAGCAGCCTCTGCAATATCCACATCCTTCAACCAGGCGGTATTCCTCTGTTTCAGGATCCAATCGCAGATTCGGGTGATGAGGGCGACGTCGCTGCGATGGATGTCTCCAAACCGGAGGATGTTGAGATATGATCTATCCTTCTCGTTCTGGCAGAGTTCCAGGAAATGCTGATTCTCAAGGAAAGAGGCGAGGGAGGAGGCGGAGACGATGCCGGTGTGGCAGAAGGCACCGTCCCCTTGCAATACCTCTTTCATCGTTGCGTCCTTGGGAGAAACTTTCGACAAGGTCGTTGCTTGTGCAGGCTATGCTACGGGAGGCTGCGCCTGGGGAACCTGCTGGACAGAAGCCTGTTGGGTGGTTGGCTGCACCACAGGATCCTGTCGGGCGGGTTGCTGGTCTACAGAAGGGCTCTGGGTGGATTGCTGGGCCACAAAAGGGCTCGAAGCCTCAGATGCCACTGGCCTGGAGGGGAGAAAACTTAGACCACTGAAAGTTGGGCCAGCCGCTGGGGGAGGGTTTAGGGCGACTGTAGTAGATGCACCGGCCTTGATGGCATGAATTTCAGACCGCTAAAGCTCGGGCCAGCCACTGGAGGCGGGTTTGAGGCGACTGTAGTAGACGCCACCGGCGTAGATGGCAGTACACTCAGACCACTGAAGGTGGGAGTAGTCGATGGGGGAGGGTTCGACGTGACCGTCGTCGAAGCCACTGACGTTGATGGCAAGAAGGTCAAACCACTGAACGTCGGACCGGTCGGAGGAAGAGGGTTAGAGGTGACTGTAGTAGATGCTGCCGGTGTAGATGGCAGAAAATTCAGACCACTGGAGGTTGGAACAGTCGCTGGGGGAGGCATCGAAAATCCAGGTGCCATTGTGCTGGAAGGAGAGGAGTTTGGACCACTCAACTGAGGAATGGTCCACGCAGGAGGGCTGGACGGGACCGGGCGTAACTCGAGACTAACACCAAATGAGAGCGGAGTCGCCTGAGAACGAGGTTCCATGTCATCTGGAAGTGTGGAAGCGGCCACGGGGTCCACGCGAATTGCGGGGAATATGGGCGGCACGCTTCCCACAAGGCCGTTCTGAAGCTCAAAGAGCTCGGGATCCCGGTCGACAGGAGGAGAAGCCAATCCAGAGTCAGGCTTCCATGTTGAGTTGCTACCTTTTGGAGATAGACTGAGCTGCGTGCTCTAATCTCTCCAGGGAGCTGTGATACCTTCCATGGGCTCTGAGACGTCTTCTACGACATCAGAGACGTCCCACATGTTGTCATCCTGGGCATCTGACATAGCAACATCCTGAGCATCTGGCATAGCGACATCCTCGGCATCTGGAATGGTGCCAATAGAGACGGGGAAGAAGTCCGTGATGTCTTTCAAGTCCTTGACATCGTCCCGTGCAATCTGGGTTGTATCAAAGAACTCCACGATACCGTCGTAGTAGCGGGACCAAGCCTGCGTGACCTGTCCTGAAGCTTCCCACTGCTGAAGTCGCTCGAGAATCTTGTGCAGTTGCTTCATGGCGGCGCCTGCGACGGGGATGCTCGCTCCAAGTCCCAGCATCCTGAGCATCTGCGCAGTCTGGTTCAAGAGATGGAGCAAGCCATCAGCACAGGCTTCGAACTCGTCGGCACTACTTGCTTCGCCCAAGGTGGCAGCAGTCGCAGCAATCTTTATTTAAGTTAATCAATGTTCTTTGCAATCAGGAAAGAAACACTTACTTTGTCGAAGGAACGAGACAACATTCCACCAATGCCGGGTGAATCGCGAGTCCAAACTTTCGTATTGCTGCTGCAACCCTTGACCATCTTAACCATGGAGTTCATGGCCTGGCGACTCTCTACTGTGTGGATATGGGCAGGTCGTCGGTGCTTAGCGGGCGAGATAATTGTTTTCTTGATCTTCGCAGTGTCTACCTTGTCAGGGGTGGTCAAGCCACGGCGCTCCATGTGCTGGATC belongs to Pyrenophora tritici-repentis strain M4 chromosome 10, whole genome shotgun sequence and includes:
- a CDS encoding Mating-C multi-domain protein, encoding MFFTHTFPVANKPFKFMDKVFASLQQQCLPSFMMSRREQEHNRKSTMTAALRSEARQIQHMERRGLTTPDKVDTAKIKKTIISPAKHRRPAHIHTVESRQAMNSMVKMVKGCSSNTKVWTRDSPGIGGMLSRSFDKIAATAATLGEASSADEFEACADGLLHLLNQTAQMLRMLGLGASIPVAGAAMKQLHKILERLQQWEASGQVTQAWSRYYDGIVEFFDTTQIARDDVKDLKDITDFFPVSIGTIPDAEDVAMPDAQDVAMSDAQDDNMWDVSDVVEDVSEPMEGSNSTWKPDSGLASPPVDRDPELFELQNGLVGSVPPIFPAIRVDPVAASTLPDDMEPRSQATPLSFGVSLELRPVPSSPPAWTIPQLSGPNSSPSSTMAPGFSMPPPATVPTSSGLNFLPSTPAASTTVTSNPLPPTGPTFSGLTFLPSTSVASTTVTSNPPPSTTPTFSGLSVLPSTPVASTTVASNPPPVAGPSFSGLKFMPSRPVHLLQSP
- a CDS encoding GatA, Asp-tRNAAsn-Glu-tRNAGln amidotransferase A subunit and related amidase, coding for MVSAWFLTKVFAAFVPLVSVYAHPQTKFPLLLDATADDLVAGLHAGDFTSVDLVKAYIGRIMEVNQTLHMVIEINPDALSIAKTLDEERASGKIRGPLHGLPVLVKNNIATADKMNNTVGSWSLVGAKVPRDATVVAKLREAGAVILGKSNLSQWANFRSSNSSNGWSAHGGQTYGAYYPGQDPSGSSSGSGVAASLGLAWGTLGTETDGSIISPSQVNNIVGIKPTLGLTSRALVVPISERQDTVGAMARTVKDAAYILHAISGPDSYDNYTFAIPWAKLGKKPNYVAACKLDALKGKRIGVPRNYIGTPDNTTTAIYAAFEAALDTIRSAGATVVEDTNYTAYKEWTQSNAETIVLHGDFGPNLAHYLSQLTSNPNNIHTLEDVQRFTHSFPLEDYPDRDTAEFDASIAQVKNFSNTDAAFWTAYQYNQYLGGPGGILGALEKYNLDAVVTPAFLASSISAIIGAPVVTVPLGAYPQGTQVVKNARGDLNATAPNVPFGISFSGKLWSEESLVGFAYAFEQRTNVREKVKPYLVPRVEIQDVVGK
- a CDS encoding PTR2, Dipeptide-tripeptide permease gives rise to the protein MPNIPFLGALFGSSANNMADNADYPVKKPEGEWQAQLSPEQFRILRQKGTEMPGSGKYNKHYPTAGVYNCGACDAPLYKANHKFDSGCGWPAFWDAIPGAVGQKPDPGLGMMRTEISNHGTRDTGSRPEREEFMSTENNARYVDFPYHEETARLVGDDKGSTSSLSSYASDEEDLFRGGKPRRESRDLHITTDTEAGTGFPHVDDTEQTKAADQPVSWSSLPRKDQLFVLMLARLSEPLTQTSLGSYLYYQLQSFDPSLPESTISYQAGIIGAAFPATQFVTAMMWGRFSDSEYGGRKRSIYLGLLGTMLSIIGFGFSHSFAMAVTFRCLGGILNGNVGVMRTMISEIIKEKKFQSRAFLILPMIFNIGVIVGPVLGGVLADPIASYPSLFGPNSTFGGKDGVYWMKTYPYALPNLISAIFLFLSSFAVLFFLEETSDLCKHKPDPCLRFGHWLIRTLLCYPASRASGYTAVPNSDVELHRPDSAVYLENPKKPVFRQKLPFRRIWTANLSTTLLAHGVLAMHVGTFNGLWNLHLSTPRYDLEHPHPTGFIPHGIFFTGGLGMPPSRIGLALAIIGVIGIPLQLLVYPRLSHRLGTTSCYRIFLALFPVMYTITPFLSLVPSTTPPPEGVSGPWVWMAITGSASVSAGDSAWDWAVGF